Proteins encoded in a region of the Niveispirillum cyanobacteriorum genome:
- the tpiA gene encoding triose-phosphate isomerase — protein MNGLRADGLGLARDLADWLETVRPGVQMLICPPATLLSDIAALAASGPLLVGAQDCHHRASGAHTGDLSAAMLADAGASHVILGHSERRSQGEDSALVAAKAAAARLSELRPLICIGETLMEREAGLAGTIVARQLHDSLPPGLDADSIIIAYEPIWAIGTGRHADAGTIAAMHALIKAELATLLPGGGDVRVLYGGSVTAANAAGILHLPGVDGVLVGGASLKPADFKAIALAGLGGA, from the coding sequence ATGAATGGGCTGCGCGCCGATGGGCTGGGCCTGGCGCGCGACCTTGCGGACTGGCTGGAAACGGTGCGGCCGGGGGTGCAGATGCTGATCTGCCCGCCGGCCACCCTGCTGTCCGATATCGCCGCGTTGGCGGCGTCCGGACCATTGCTGGTCGGCGCGCAGGATTGCCATCACCGGGCATCTGGCGCACATACAGGCGATCTTTCCGCCGCCATGCTGGCCGATGCCGGGGCCAGTCATGTCATTCTGGGCCATTCCGAACGACGGTCACAAGGGGAAGACAGCGCCCTGGTCGCGGCCAAGGCAGCGGCGGCCCGGTTGTCCGAGCTTCGCCCTCTGATCTGTATCGGGGAAACGCTGATGGAGCGAGAGGCAGGACTGGCCGGCACCATCGTGGCCAGGCAGCTGCACGACAGTCTGCCGCCCGGTTTGGACGCGGACAGCATCATCATCGCCTATGAACCCATCTGGGCCATCGGCACGGGCCGTCATGCGGATGCCGGCACCATCGCTGCCATGCATGCACTGATCAAGGCAGAACTGGCCACCCTGCTGCCGGGCGGTGGGGATGTCCGCGTACTTTACGGGGGATCGGTGACGGCGGCCAACGCCGCCGGCATCCTGCACCTACCCGGTGTAGATGGGGTGCTGGTGGGCGGGGCCAGCCTGAAACCCGCCGATTTCAAGGCGATTGCCCTCGCCGGTCTGGGCGGCGCCTGA
- a CDS encoding TonB-dependent receptor yields MTPLKKTGALLTTRLVGCVSLLALSAATLSQAAAQSAPPAGDMLEEIQVTGMRLAEKKALELKQNAVGIVDAVVADDVGKLPDQNVAEAIKRLPGLSVANDQGEGRYVIIRGVSPDLANVTLNGQTAAAPEPAGRSVKLDDIPSAMIGSVEVVKSLTPDRDANAIAGQVNINTVSAFDRNKFFATARGSIGQYQLNKKHPFGGDVTVGDIFGDDRQFGLVLSANYDERPIRSENVQGSTNWRTVGGYAVPDDFRPREYNLTRKRIGGVANFDWNVNDATKLYLRSSYAEYSDSEVRDQFRVEIPTTITAQTATTGSFRARGTRFVRVREEDDNTVTANAGGKFEIGEGTLEVDATYTRAVKEDPLRSEWQFRTGSNAFTATFDTTSDIYQVTPAAEAYNAALYGARSVSYDHRKAEENLYQYRADYKLPVELGDDAFVKVGAKYLSRHKSNNRDYESYDATGFTLASVTGEATGRAVFGGRFPIDPRVDYDAAEAYVASHAGSLTYSRSGSISNTLANDYKVTEDVTAAYAMTSITWDRLTLIPGVRMEHTQGDFAAKIINAASTPAQDFNSFGKSSYTDWFPGINARFDVNERFILRGAVTTAIGRPNYADLPPFISVDTGAATVSKGNPDLTPLKAVNFDLSVEYYLPSEGVLSVALFQKDIDNPIYSQAITVTNGTFGGITLPTALVTTPLNAKSATVKGVEVNASIQGTFLPSPFDGLGVQGNLTLTDSKSKGVLGRTDTLPMFSQSKRVASAQIYYEKDGLSARVAYSYRSPFLDTVGANKATDIYTDSNGSMDARLGYNFTKQLEVYLEGANLTDAKFRRYIGVKHQMAEAERYGRSVKLGAQFKY; encoded by the coding sequence ATGACGCCGTTAAAGAAAACTGGCGCGCTGCTGACCACCCGGCTTGTGGGTTGCGTCAGCCTGTTGGCCCTGTCCGCCGCCACCCTGTCCCAGGCCGCTGCGCAGTCCGCGCCGCCGGCAGGTGACATGCTGGAGGAAATCCAGGTCACGGGCATGCGTCTGGCCGAGAAGAAGGCCCTGGAATTGAAGCAGAACGCCGTGGGCATCGTCGATGCCGTGGTGGCCGACGATGTCGGCAAGCTGCCGGACCAGAATGTGGCGGAAGCCATCAAGCGCCTGCCTGGCCTGTCGGTCGCCAATGACCAGGGCGAAGGCCGCTATGTCATCATCCGTGGTGTCAGCCCCGATCTGGCCAATGTCACGCTGAACGGCCAGACGGCGGCAGCACCGGAACCGGCAGGCCGGTCGGTCAAGCTGGACGATATTCCGTCGGCCATGATTGGGTCGGTGGAGGTGGTGAAGAGCCTGACGCCCGACCGCGATGCCAACGCCATCGCCGGCCAGGTGAATATCAATACGGTCAGCGCCTTTGACCGGAACAAGTTCTTCGCGACGGCCCGTGGCAGCATCGGCCAGTATCAACTGAACAAGAAACATCCGTTCGGCGGTGATGTCACCGTGGGCGACATTTTCGGTGATGATCGGCAGTTCGGCCTGGTCCTGTCCGCCAATTATGATGAACGGCCCATCCGGTCGGAGAATGTGCAGGGTTCCACCAACTGGCGCACCGTGGGCGGTTATGCCGTGCCGGACGATTTCCGTCCGCGCGAATATAACCTGACCCGCAAGCGTATCGGCGGCGTGGCCAATTTCGACTGGAACGTCAACGACGCGACCAAACTGTATCTGCGCAGTTCCTACGCTGAATATTCTGACAGCGAGGTGCGTGATCAGTTCCGTGTGGAAATCCCCACCACCATCACGGCGCAGACGGCCACCACCGGCAGCTTCCGGGCGCGCGGCACCCGGTTTGTGCGGGTGCGCGAGGAGGATGACAATACCGTCACCGCCAATGCCGGCGGCAAGTTCGAGATCGGTGAGGGCACGCTGGAGGTGGACGCCACCTATACCCGCGCCGTTAAGGAAGACCCGCTGCGCAGCGAGTGGCAGTTCCGCACCGGCTCCAACGCCTTCACGGCCACCTTCGACACGACCAGCGATATCTATCAGGTCACGCCGGCGGCGGAGGCCTATAACGCTGCCCTGTACGGCGCGCGTTCCGTGTCCTACGACCATCGCAAGGCGGAAGAGAACCTTTACCAGTATCGGGCCGATTACAAGCTGCCCGTGGAACTGGGCGATGATGCCTTTGTGAAGGTCGGCGCCAAGTACCTGTCGCGGCACAAATCAAACAACCGCGATTATGAAAGCTATGACGCTACCGGCTTTACCCTGGCATCGGTCACGGGGGAGGCGACGGGCCGCGCTGTGTTCGGTGGGCGGTTCCCCATTGATCCGCGCGTGGATTATGATGCCGCAGAGGCCTATGTCGCGTCCCATGCGGGTTCGCTGACCTACAGCCGATCCGGCTCCATCTCCAACACACTGGCCAATGATTACAAGGTCACGGAGGATGTGACGGCGGCCTATGCCATGACGTCGATCACCTGGGACCGGCTGACCCTGATCCCCGGCGTGCGTATGGAACATACGCAGGGTGATTTTGCGGCCAAGATTATCAATGCCGCCTCCACCCCCGCACAGGATTTCAATTCCTTCGGCAAGAGCAGCTATACCGACTGGTTCCCCGGTATCAATGCCCGGTTCGATGTGAATGAGCGGTTCATCCTGCGCGGTGCCGTGACCACGGCCATTGGCCGCCCCAACTATGCTGACCTGCCGCCCTTTATTTCTGTCGATACGGGCGCTGCGACCGTCAGCAAGGGCAATCCCGACCTGACGCCGCTGAAGGCCGTGAATTTCGACCTGTCGGTCGAATATTACCTGCCCAGTGAGGGCGTGCTGTCGGTAGCCCTGTTCCAGAAGGATATCGACAACCCGATCTACAGCCAGGCTATCACCGTGACCAACGGCACCTTTGGCGGCATCACCCTGCCGACCGCGCTGGTCACCACGCCGCTGAATGCCAAGTCGGCCACCGTGAAGGGTGTGGAGGTGAATGCCAGCATCCAGGGCACCTTCCTGCCGTCACCCTTCGACGGTCTGGGCGTGCAGGGCAACCTGACCCTGACGGACAGCAAGTCCAAGGGCGTGCTGGGCCGTACCGACACGCTCCCCATGTTCAGCCAGTCCAAGCGCGTGGCATCGGCGCAGATTTATTATGAGAAGGATGGGCTGTCGGCCCGTGTTGCCTATTCCTACCGTTCGCCGTTCCTGGACACGGTCGGGGCCAACAAGGCGACCGATATCTATACCGACAGCAACGGTTCCATGGATGCCCGCCTGGGCTACAATTTCACCAAGCAGCTTGAGGTGTATCTGGAAGGGGCCAATCTGACCGATGCCAAGTTCCGCCGCTATATCGGCGTGAAGCATCAGATGGCGGAGGCCGAGCGCTATGGAAGGTCGGTCAAGCTGGGTGCGCAGTTCAAATACTGA
- a CDS encoding histidine-type phosphatase has translation MMHTMLRPLLAATALCLPLTAAAVELPAQPAGLSLEKVVMFTRHGIRPPTKEPAAGLAAQAWPTWSVPYGNLTDRGAQGVVLLGRFDRQFFATRGLFPADGCPADGQYKVEASAKERAIRTAKSMVEGFAPSCKVTVTYPTTADEDSVFHPLTVPGNRLDPVKAMAASSVKLPPGGLKQEMAGFETEFALLQKALGPQGDEWCAKKKLQAGCKIADLHTALEPDEEEGRPDVGGAFGQGSTISQTFLLEYLEGKPMEQVAWGRASRDDIERMLNFHPLKFKYENRPSYISDRAAAPIMRRLLSYLQDGQVKLALMAGHDTNIADLAGMLDLHWRIDSYPADDTPPGGAIGIEMLHDQQGQRFIRAFYRAQTMDQLRNLEPLDLKTSPAVVTYMALPLCSKGPDKTTCRAEDFFAAIDAKLKAASQP, from the coding sequence ATGATGCACACGATGCTGCGTCCGCTGCTTGCCGCCACTGCCCTGTGCCTGCCGCTGACGGCGGCCGCCGTTGAGCTTCCGGCACAGCCGGCGGGCCTGAGCCTGGAAAAGGTGGTGATGTTCACCCGCCACGGGATCCGCCCACCCACGAAGGAGCCGGCGGCCGGTCTGGCCGCACAAGCCTGGCCCACCTGGTCGGTGCCCTATGGCAACCTGACCGATCGGGGCGCGCAGGGCGTGGTGCTGCTGGGCCGGTTCGACCGGCAGTTCTTTGCCACGCGCGGCCTGTTTCCCGCCGATGGCTGTCCGGCTGATGGGCAGTACAAGGTGGAAGCCAGCGCCAAGGAACGCGCCATCCGCACCGCCAAAAGCATGGTGGAAGGCTTTGCTCCGTCCTGCAAAGTCACGGTGACTTACCCGACCACCGCTGACGAGGACAGCGTCTTTCACCCGCTGACCGTGCCCGGTAACCGCCTGGACCCCGTCAAAGCCATGGCCGCTTCCTCCGTAAAGCTGCCACCCGGCGGGCTGAAGCAGGAGATGGCGGGGTTCGAGACAGAATTCGCCCTCTTGCAGAAGGCTCTGGGCCCGCAGGGCGATGAATGGTGTGCCAAGAAGAAGCTGCAGGCAGGGTGCAAGATCGCCGATCTGCATACCGCCTTGGAACCGGATGAGGAGGAGGGGCGGCCCGATGTGGGCGGTGCCTTCGGTCAGGGATCGACCATCAGCCAGACCTTCCTGCTGGAATATCTGGAAGGCAAGCCGATGGAGCAGGTGGCCTGGGGTCGGGCCAGCCGCGACGATATCGAGCGCATGCTGAACTTCCATCCGTTGAAATTCAAATATGAGAACCGGCCTTCCTACATTTCCGACCGCGCGGCGGCGCCCATCATGCGCCGGCTGCTGTCCTACCTGCAGGATGGGCAGGTGAAGCTGGCCCTGATGGCGGGCCACGACACCAATATCGCCGATCTGGCTGGCATGTTGGACCTGCATTGGCGTATCGACAGCTATCCCGCCGATGACACGCCGCCGGGCGGGGCCATTGGGATCGAGATGCTGCACGACCAGCAGGGCCAGCGCTTCATCCGCGCCTTTTATCGTGCCCAGACCATGGACCAGTTGCGCAACCTGGAACCGCTGGACCTGAAGACCAGCCCGGCGGTGGTCACCTATATGGCCCTGCCGCTTTGCTCCAAGGGGCCTGACAAGACTACCTGCCGGGCAGAGGATTTCTTCGCCGCCATCGATGCCAAGCTGAAGGCAGCCTCCCAACCCTGA